DNA sequence from the Cryomorphaceae bacterium genome:
CTTCGTTTCAGCTGGTAACCGATTTTTTGGGTGAGGTTAATACCGCTGAGGGATTTATCACCACGGGTTACAGCGTAATTCAGTTTTTTGAAATGGATGACACGTATTACCTGATAACTGGTGGCGAACCCGGGAAAATTCGTTTGTACAGCAATATTGACGACAACCTCAACGGTACTTTTAATCTTGAGGACGACATGCTCTTTGGCTTGAAAAACGGCATGAGAAGCACTGTGGCCGTAACTGACATCAACAACGACGGGCATCCCGACCTGTTTACCGGTAACTTTGGTGGAGGCCTTCTTTTTCTCAAAGGCGGTGAACCTACTGGTTTTCATTCTTTTTCCCGGCGCGAGGACTTGTTTTCGGTGTACCCCAACCCTACTTCGGGCGAGTTCAGACTGCTTTTCACCACCCCTTACGACAACATGCTGAACCGCGTTGAAATATTCGACGCAATTGGCCGGTCAGTTGCGCGTTTTGCTCAGCAACCTGCCTCCCAACCCATTCAAACGTCAGGACTAACACCGGGGGTTTACATTGTTGAAGTTGAGCTGGCCAACAATAAGAGGGCAACCGCCCGGTTGGCAGTTGTGTCAGGGCAATAAAAAAGTCGCCCTGGTTAAAAGGCGACTCTTTTTGATCGGCAAAAAACTCTCTAACTGATCAATTCCATTCGGTCGAGCACAGACATTACGTCTTTCACCGCACCGGCAGACGCGTGCAGAAGCTCTTGCTCATCATTGTTCAAATCAAGCTCAATGATTTGCTCAATGCCGTTCTTGCCAAGCTTTACAGGAACACCGAGGTAGATGTCTTTCAATCCGTACTCGCCCTGCAACCACGCGCAGCAAGGGAAAATTCGCTTCTGGTCGCGCACGATGGCTTCTACCATTTGAGCGGCAGCAGCACCGGGAGCGTACCACGCAGAAGTGCCAAGCAGATTTACGATCTCTCCTCCACCTTTCTTGGTGCGCTCCACAATGGCGTCAAGAGTGGGTTTATCAATCAACTCGGTAACAGGAATACCTCCTACTGTGGTATAGCGAGGAAGCGGCACCATGGTATCGCCGTGACCTCCCATAAGCACCGCCTGAATATCTTTGGGAGACACATCCAACGCCTCGGCAAGGAAAGCACGGTATCGGGCGGTATCGAGAATTCCCGCCATTCCAAACACCCGGTTTGAGTCAACCTTCGCAGTGAGGAATGCCGCGTAGGTCATTACATCAAGTGGGTTGGAAACGATGATGATTTTGGCATCGGGAGAGTGCTCAATTACCTGTTCGGTAACCGTTTTTACAATGGTGGCATTGGTAGCAATAAGGTCGTCGCGGCTCATACCCGGTTTGCGCGGCAATCCTGAAGTAATCACCACCACCTCCGAACCAGCAGTCTTCCCATAATCATTGGTAGAGCCCACAGTTCGGGTGTCATACAGGTTGATGGGAGCGGTTTCCCAAATATCCAGCGCCTTTCCTTCGGCAAAACCTTCTTTGATATCCAAAAGAACAACTTCGTTGGCCAATTCTCTGTGTGCAATAACATTGGCACAGGTTGCACCAACGTTTCCGGCACCTACTACTGTAATTTTCATGTTCAATCCTTTTAAAAAGTGGTGAAATAGTCTCACGGCAAAAATAGCAGTTCCGCAGGATATCAGCACAGAATTTCGCACGAAAACCTACTACTGAAACCAATAAGCGCACTTTACTGATTTCATGTTAAGTGAGGGTATTTCCATCATTTTTTGTTGTTTTGCAACGCCTCAAATGAATATTTTTGGTGGCAACCCAACCAACCTTACCCCGTCTTATCGGTGCAAAATGTTGAAAACATATCGGAGAACACGCTTCGGGAAATTGTAAATGGCTGTGTCAGAAATGATCGCCAATGCCAAGAACGGCTGTACCGCATGTTCTATGGTAAAATGATGGGGGTTTGTATGCGATACGCGAACGACTCCAATCAGGCCAAAGACATTTTGCAGGATGGATTCATCAAAGTGTTCAACAACCTTGAACGTTATAGTTTTGATGGGTCTTTTGAAGGATGGGTGCGAAGAATCATGGTCAATACAGCCATTGATTATTTTCGCAAGAAGAGAAGTTCAAACGTTCTTTTAACTCAGGGTGAAGACGGAATGGAAGGGTTTGAAGAGGAGGTTGAAGAGGATCAGACCAATTTCGATTCTCCTCAGGAAACGGAATTCACGATGCAGGACGTTATTGACGCCATGCAGCAATTGACGCCAGCCTACAGGGCAGTATTCAACTTGTACGTGATGGAAAACAAAACCCACCAGGAAATAGCCGATGAGCTTGAAATCAGTATCGGCACTTCCAAATCCAACTTCGCAAAAGCCAAATTGAGAATCCGAAAAATACTCTTGAATACAAAATAAGCGTTGCCAACACACTGAAGACATGAGCAATCAACAACAATCACTCGAGGACATAATCCGCCAAACGCTGGAGCAGCTGGAGGTGCCCTACAACCAGGAACACTGGCGCGAGATGGAAGGTCGGCTCAACCTACTTACACAAGGTCTTGTAGTAAGTATGAGCAGCTTCTATACCGCCTTTGTTATCGCCGGTGTTTTTATGGCGGGTCTCATTTATTTCGGCCTTCCTGACGGTGCCCGTGCCGGATACGCCAACAACGAAGAAGAAATCGAAGAAGAATTTCCCGACGGTGAGGGTTCCGGAACAGAAACAGCCCAGCTTGCAGATTGGACGGCCAAAAGCGAAACTGAGGAACAGACAAATGCCGCTGAAATCCATACAACTATTACTGAAATCAGTGAGTTTGTGATGGAGGTACCTACCAGTAAAATGGAGAGCTTGAACGAAGACGTGGATGTTGCCCAATCAGATGATAAGGAGACCATTGTTGAATATGGCGAAATGACGGTGAAAAGAATCAAGTCTAGTGTGGCGCAGGGATGCGAAGGAACGCCTATTACCTTCTCAACGGCCGGGAGCGACGCTGAAGGTAACTACCTGTGGAACTTTGGAGATGGAATTTTCTCCAACAAGCAAGACCCTGTTCACGTATTTGCCTCACCAGGGGTTTACGACGTGTCGCTGCTCGTGACCCCGCTCACCGGCGGAAAACTCACACCCATGACCATCGAAGACCAGATTAAGATCAATCCGCGTCCGAAGGCTTCCTTTGATTTTACCATGAAGCAAAACGAATTGAACATGCCCAAAGTTCAATTTGAAAACCACACCAAAAATGCGAGTAAAGCAATTTGGATGATTGATGGTCAGGTAGTAGCGGAAGAAAATGGCTTAACACATCACTTTACCAAACGCGG
Encoded proteins:
- the mdh gene encoding malate dehydrogenase; protein product: MKITVVGAGNVGATCANVIAHRELANEVVLLDIKEGFAEGKALDIWETAPINLYDTRTVGSTNDYGKTAGSEVVVITSGLPRKPGMSRDDLIATNATIVKTVTEQVIEHSPDAKIIIVSNPLDVMTYAAFLTAKVDSNRVFGMAGILDTARYRAFLAEALDVSPKDIQAVLMGGHGDTMVPLPRYTTVGGIPVTELIDKPTLDAIVERTKKGGGEIVNLLGTSAWYAPGAAAAQMVEAIVRDQKRIFPCCAWLQGEYGLKDIYLGVPVKLGKNGIEQIIELDLNNDEQELLHASAGAVKDVMSVLDRMELIS
- a CDS encoding sigma-70 family RNA polymerase sigma factor, with amino-acid sequence MFCNASNEYFWWQPNQPYPVLSVQNVENISENTLREIVNGCVRNDRQCQERLYRMFYGKMMGVCMRYANDSNQAKDILQDGFIKVFNNLERYSFDGSFEGWVRRIMVNTAIDYFRKKRSSNVLLTQGEDGMEGFEEEVEEDQTNFDSPQETEFTMQDVIDAMQQLTPAYRAVFNLYVMENKTHQEIADELEISIGTSKSNFAKAKLRIRKILLNTK
- a CDS encoding PKD domain-containing protein, giving the protein MSNQQQSLEDIIRQTLEQLEVPYNQEHWREMEGRLNLLTQGLVVSMSSFYTAFVIAGVFMAGLIYFGLPDGARAGYANNEEEIEEEFPDGEGSGTETAQLADWTAKSETEEQTNAAEIHTTITEISEFVMEVPTSKMESLNEDVDVAQSDDKETIVEYGEMTVKRIKSSVAQGCEGTPITFSTAGSDAEGNYLWNFGDGIFSNKQDPVHVFASPGVYDVSLLVTPLTGGKLTPMTIEDQIKINPRPKASFDFTMKQNELNMPKVQFENHTKNASKAIWMIDGQVVAEENGLTHHFTKRGNYKVSLVAMNEFGCSDTSYKYVEIAEDYNLMAPEVFSPTGSAPARTFMPEALRKIPGTFVMRITDPKTDMVIFETTDINQPWEGKIAGTTVSASSGVYQWEVTVTSPNGTVDVFDGTVRLRK